One Betta splendens chromosome 16, fBetSpl5.4, whole genome shotgun sequence genomic window carries:
- the LOC114842735 gene encoding E3 ubiquitin-protein ligase RNF19A-like, with amino-acid sequence MSLQKHQQLVRGSGEVMGSDRDLQSTASSISLPSVKKAPKKRRLSLAALFRRRGRESKSGRQRSRELQHSGPGGLGWVDGIASIESIHSDMCNEKNSAFFSVAGTGEASAAAAPAAAAAAAASASSASGPSSSTSSSKGGEGVAGELLECPLCLLRHSRESFPDIMTCHHRSCIDCLRQYLRIEISESRVNISCPECSERFNPHDIRMILGDRALMEKYEEFMLRRWLVADPDCRWCPAPDCGYAVIAFGCASCPKITCGREGCGTEFCYHCKQLWHPNQTCDAARQQRAQSLRLRTVRSSSLSYSQESGAAADDIKPCPRCAAYIIKMNDGSCNHMTCAVCGCEFCWLCMKEISDLHYLSPSGCTFWGKKPWSRKKKILWQLGTLVGAPVGIALIAGIAIPAMIIGIPVYIGRKIHNRYEGKDISNHKRNLVIAGGVTLSIIVSPVVAAVTVGIGVPIMLAYVYGVVPISLCRSGGCGVSTGNGKGVRIEFDDENDMNVGSGAAATDTTSVADNRNDPSIGEGSVGGLTGSLSASGSHMDRLGAIRDNLSETASTMALAGASITGSLSGSAMVNYLNRLEVQADVQKERCSLSGESGTVSLGTISDNASTKAMAGSILNSYVPLDRDGNSMEVQVDIESKPSKLRHHSGSSSVDDGSHVGRCGWVCPSNGCTSSEGKGTSAKWAKESCCSSSTSGGKKSKGKLRKKGCGGTKINETREDMDAQLLEQRSTNSSEFDSPSLSGSLPSVADSHSSHFSEFSCSDLESMKTSCSHGSSGGDYHTRFATVSPLPEVENDRLETCPASSSSFTQGQGAVITPHSPTSTTSSLGHGAELSPRCVIAEENVNLCPSELDPHSVTGELLKETNNNHQPQQQPKNSCIQTDI; translated from the exons ATGAGTCTGCAGAAGCACCAGCAGCTTGTTCGTGGTAGCGGTGAAGTGATGGGATCTGACAGGGACCTGCAGTCCACTGCTTCCTCCATTTCCCTGCCGTCTGTGAAGAAAGCCCCCAAGAAGAGGCGCCTCTCCCTGGCTGCTCTTTTCAGACGGCGCGGGAGAGAGTCAAAATCAGGGCGCCAAAGGTCCAGAGAGCTCCAGCACTCTGGACCTGGAGGACTTGGCTGGGTGGATGGCATTGCTAGCATTGAGAGTATCCACTCTGACATGTGTAATGAAAAAAACTCTGCCTTCTTCTCTGTGGCTGGGACCGGagaagcctctgctgctgctgctcctgctgccgctgccgctgccgccgcctccgcctcaTCTGCCTCAGGGCCTTCatcctctacctcctcctccaaaggGGGTGAAGGGGTGGCAGGAGAGCTTCTGGAGTGCCCGCTGTGCCTTCTGCGTCACTCTAGAGAGAGCTTCCCTGACATCATGACCTGTCACCACCGCTCCTGCATTGACTGCTTGCGCCAGTACCTTCGCATTGAGATCTCCGAATCACGCGTCAACATTAGCTGCCCCGAGTGCTCAGAAAGATTCAACCCACACGACATCCGCATGATCCTGGGTGACAGGGCGCTAATGGAAAAGTATGAGGAATTCATGCTGAGGAGATGGCTGGTGGCTGACCCTGACTGCCGCTGGTGCCCTGCTCCGGACTGTGG ATATGCAGTGATCGCCTTTGGGTGTGCCAGCTGTCCTAAGATCACATGTGGCAGGGAGGGCTGTGGTACAGAGTTCTGTTACCACTGTAAGCAGTTGTGGCATCCCAACCAAACCTGTGATGCAGCACGGCAGCAGAGGGCCCAGAGCCTCCGCCTGAGGACCGTTCGCTCATCATCCCTGAGCTACAGCCAAGaaagtggagctgcag ctGATGACATCAAGCCATGTCCACGATGTGCTGCCTACATAATCAAGATGAATGACGGCAGCTGTAACCACATGACATGTGCCGTCTGTGGCTGCGAGTTCTGTTGGCTCTGCATGAAGGAAATCTCAGATCTGCACTACCTGAG TCCATCAGGCTGTACCTTCTGGGGTAAGAAGCcatggagcaggaagaagaagattCTGTGGCAATTGGGAACACTTGTTGGCGCCCCAGTCGGCATCGCACTCATAGCTGGCATTGCTATCCCCGCCATGATTATTGGCATTCCTGTGTACAttgggaggaag ATCCACAACCGTTATGAAGGGAAAGATATATCGAACCACAAGAGGAACCTGGTGATTGCGGGTGGTGTGACTCTCTCTATCATTGTGTCTCCAGTGGTGGCTGCAGTCACTGTTG GCATTGGTGTTCCCATAATGCTTGCCTATGTCTACGGAGTGGTGCCTATCTCTCTGTGTCGAAGCGGAGGCTGCGGAGTTTCAACTGGGAACGGCAAAGGAGTTCGGATAGAGTTTGACGATGAAAACGATATGAATGTTggcagtggagctgcagccactg ATACCACATCAGTGGCAGACAACCGGAACGATCCCAGCATAGGTGAAGGGAGTGTTGGGGGATTGACTGGCAGCCTGAGTGCCAGTGGCAGCCACATGGATCGTCTGGGGGCCATCAGGGACAACCTTAGCGAGACGGCTTCCACCATGGCCTTGGCTGGCGCTAGCATCACTGGCAGCCTGTCTGGCAGTGCCATGGTTAATTATTTAAACAG GCTGGAGGTGCAGGCCGATGTGCAGAAGGAGCGGTGCAGTCTCAGTGGGGAATCTGGCACCGTTAGCCTGGGTACAATTAGTGACAATGCTAGCACCAAAGCAATGGCTGGATCCATTCTTAACTCCTATGTGCCCCTTGACAG AGATGGGAACAGCATGGAGGTCCAGGTTGACATTGAATCCAAGCCTAGCAAACTACGGCAccacagtggcagcagcagtgtAGATGACGGCAGCCATGTTGGCCGCTGTGGCTGGGTCTGCCCCTCCAACGGCTGCACCTCCTCAGAAGGCAAGGGAACCTCTGCCAAGTGGGCCAAagagagctgctgctcctcatccacGTCGGGGGGGAAAAAGAGCAAAGGCAAGCTGCGCAAAAAAGGCTGCGGAGGCACCAAGATCAACGAGACGCGGGAAGACATGGACgctcagctgctggagcagcgtAGCACCAACTCATCGGAGTTCGACTCCCCTTCACTGAGCGGCAGCCTGCCCTCGGTGGCCGACTCCCACTCCAGCCACTTCTCGGAGTTCAGCTGTTCCGACCTGGAGAGCATGAAGACGTCCTGTAGCCACGGCTCCAGCGGGGGCGATTACCACACTCGCTTCGCCACGGTCAGTCCCTTGCCCGAGGTGGAGAACGACCGCTTGGAGACCTGCCCcgcttcttcatcctccttcacCCAGGGACAAGGAGCTGTGATCACTCCCCACTCGCcaacctccaccacctcctccctggGCCACGGCGCGGAGCTTTCCCCTCGGTGCGTCATCGCAGAGGAGAACGTCAACCTGTGCCCCAGTGAACTGGACCCTCACAGCGTCACCGGAGAGCTGCTGAAAGAAACCAACAACAACcatcaaccacaacagcagCCTAAGAACTCATGTATACAGACTGACATATAA